The Nitrospirales bacterium genome includes a window with the following:
- a CDS encoding LysM peptidoglycan-binding domain-containing protein, with translation MSKIKELAPTGLYLIVVIGMTSLCWNVAAAVAELWPANQYSQTESHVQQETSHRFLVSNGRSYAMMPLERNQHVTRIIDYYQHDIHERFQKYLDRFEGYKKLVQRIFRETGLPPELGYLSLVESGFNPRALSRAKASGPWQFMKATGHHYGLHVTWYVDERRDPVKSTRAAARHLRDLFEKFQDWPLALAAYNAGESKITRAIRKSGSRDFWKIRQTPYIMQETKDYVPSFIAAVLIASQPARYGFALNQTTSYSYAEALVRKRAHLKAVANTTGISLNVLKDLNPELLQNIIPIVDVGYSLKVPLGKGSLVRERHDQIETWIKPLPDSAMWYRVQFGETLEDVARQFGLTKQALRHLNNLKEDEEILWNDRLRLRLDDGSVPDGLEIEPPPPPTWYRVRFGDTLESVAEKFNLTVPTLRRLNNLEKDHKILWSDRLRVRPAEDDDPSLVPKAEPPPPPPTWYRVRFGDTLESVAKEFKLTVSTLRRLNNLKKDHKILWNDRLRVRPAEDDDLSLVPKAGPPPPPPTWYRVRFGDTLESVAEKFNLTVLTLRRLNNLKKDHKILWSDRLRVRPEKNDSPTPDLKAEPSQPSNWYRVRYGDTLSSIAKKFGQSVAELKRLNNLKNDLIRSNTRLRVKADDNSSVALRPE, from the coding sequence GTGTCCAAAATAAAGGAACTAGCTCCAACTGGCCTGTACCTCATAGTTGTCATTGGGATGACGAGCCTGTGTTGGAACGTAGCGGCCGCTGTCGCCGAGCTCTGGCCAGCGAATCAATACTCGCAGACAGAAAGCCATGTTCAGCAAGAAACCTCCCATCGTTTTTTAGTGTCGAATGGCCGCTCCTATGCCATGATGCCACTCGAGCGGAATCAACATGTCACCCGCATCATCGATTACTATCAACATGACATTCACGAGAGATTCCAGAAATACCTTGACCGATTCGAGGGGTACAAGAAGCTGGTTCAGCGCATTTTCAGAGAAACTGGATTACCGCCAGAGCTTGGGTATCTCTCGCTCGTCGAGAGTGGCTTTAACCCCAGGGCCCTCTCGCGGGCCAAGGCGTCAGGTCCCTGGCAATTCATGAAAGCCACTGGCCATCACTATGGGCTTCATGTGACATGGTATGTCGATGAACGTCGGGATCCGGTGAAGTCAACGCGCGCCGCGGCTCGCCACCTCAGAGACCTCTTTGAGAAATTCCAGGATTGGCCTCTGGCACTCGCGGCTTACAATGCGGGTGAGTCGAAAATTACCCGCGCTATCCGGAAAAGCGGGAGCCGGGACTTTTGGAAGATCCGGCAAACGCCGTACATCATGCAAGAAACCAAGGATTACGTTCCCAGTTTTATCGCGGCAGTGCTCATTGCTTCACAACCAGCCCGTTACGGATTTGCGCTCAATCAGACAACCTCGTATTCATACGCTGAAGCGTTAGTGAGGAAGCGTGCCCATCTCAAAGCTGTAGCAAACACGACCGGAATTTCCCTTAACGTCTTAAAGGATCTGAACCCGGAGCTTCTTCAAAACATCATTCCTATCGTGGACGTCGGATATTCGCTCAAAGTTCCTCTGGGAAAAGGCTCTCTCGTACGAGAGCGCCACGATCAAATCGAAACGTGGATAAAGCCACTTCCGGATTCTGCCATGTGGTATCGGGTCCAGTTTGGGGAAACACTCGAAGACGTTGCCCGACAATTTGGTCTCACCAAACAGGCCCTCCGGCATCTCAATAACCTTAAGGAAGACGAGGAGATTCTCTGGAACGACCGTCTGCGCTTGAGATTAGATGATGGGAGCGTCCCAGACGGACTCGAAATAGAACCGCCCCCCCCGCCCACCTGGTACCGGGTCCGGTTTGGAGACACGCTGGAATCGGTCGCCGAAAAATTTAATTTGACCGTCCCAACACTCCGGCGCCTCAACAATCTCGAGAAAGATCACAAGATTCTCTGGAGCGACCGCCTGCGGGTCAGACCGGCCGAAGACGACGATCCCTCACTCGTCCCGAAAGCGGAACCGCCGCCGCCCCCGCCCACCTGGTATCGGGTCCGGTTTGGAGACACGCTGGAATCGGTCGCTAAGGAATTCAAGCTGACCGTATCAACACTCCGGCGCCTCAACAATCTCAAAAAAGACCATAAAATTCTCTGGAACGACCGCCTGCGGGTTAGACCGGCCGAAGACGACGACCTCTCACTCGTCCCAAAAGCCGGACCGCCGCCACCCCCGCCCACCTGGTATCGGGTCCGGTTTGGGGACACGCTGGAATCGGTCGCCGAAAAATTTAATTTGACCGTACTAACACTCCGGCGCCTCAACAATCTCAAGAAAGACCATAAGATTCTCTGGAGCGACCGCCTGAGGGTCAGGCCGGAAAAGAATGACAGTCCAACACCCGATCTAAAGGCTGAACCGTCCCAGCCATCCAATTGGTACCGAGTCCGTTATGGAGACACCCTCTCATCCATCGCCAAAAAGTTCGGACAGTCCGTGGCCGAACTGAAACGGCTCAATAATTTAAAAAACGACCTGATTCGATCGAACACCCGCCTTCGCGTCAAAGCTGATGATAATTCCTCTGTCGCCCTTCGCCCTGAGTAA
- a CDS encoding DUF2283 domain-containing protein has product MKLKIDEEADALHLQLVDVAVDESEEVVPGVIVDYDDSNQVVGIEVLHLSKRPNPVNLSAFQFETKPKKITATS; this is encoded by the coding sequence ATGAAATTGAAGATTGATGAAGAAGCCGACGCGTTACATTTGCAGTTGGTTGATGTTGCAGTGGACGAGTCTGAGGAAGTCGTGCCCGGTGTCATTGTCGACTATGATGATTCGAATCAAGTTGTAGGAATAGAAGTACTTCATCTATCAAAGAGACCTAACCCCGTCAATCTTTCAGCCTTTCAGTTTGAGACGAAACCGAAAAAGATTACGGCGACAAGCTGA
- a CDS encoding DUF5615 family PIN-like protein, whose translation MARWLRNAGYAVFSVYEEARGMTDREIIQKAYAENWILITNDKGFGEKVYRERHPHRGLIFLRLEDEQALNKIEMIRQLLDHYQDRLAGQFVVVTPTQVRFGHAGF comes from the coding sequence GTGGCTCGCTGGTTACGAAATGCAGGCTACGCAGTTTTCTCAGTCTATGAGGAAGCTCGGGGGATGACAGACCGTGAAATTATCCAAAAGGCATATGCCGAGAACTGGATTCTCATCACGAACGACAAAGGATTTGGAGAAAAAGTGTATCGGGAGCGTCATCCACACCGGGGTCTCATTTTTTTACGTCTTGAAGATGAACAGGCATTGAACAAGATTGAAATGATCAGGCAATTACTTGATCATTACCAAGATCGGTTAGCAGGGCAATTTGTTGTCGTTACACCAACGCAAGTTCGATTTGGACATGCTGGTTTTTAG
- a CDS encoding DUF433 domain-containing protein, with protein MNDQQLLNRLTIDPNVMVGKPIIKGTRLTVEYILGLLAHGTTVTEVLEEYEGLRQEDIQACLLFATKSLEDTAFMPLAGNG; from the coding sequence ATGAATGACCAACAGCTGCTTAATCGGCTTACGATTGATCCTAATGTCATGGTCGGTAAACCGATCATCAAGGGCACTCGCTTAACTGTAGAATACATTCTCGGTCTTTTAGCGCATGGCACAACTGTCACAGAGGTGTTGGAAGAATACGAAGGGCTTAGACAGGAAGATATTCAGGCGTGTTTGTTGTTTGCCACTAAGTCTTTAGAAGACACAGCATTTATGCCTCTGGCGGGAAACGGGTAA
- a CDS encoding DUF2130 domain-containing protein — protein sequence MTEPTIICPKCQNEIRLEESLAVPLIEKTKQDYERRLAQKDADAAKREAAVREREAAVAKAKEALDEQIAEKLKLERTKISTEEAKKAKLAIGSDLEQKAKELAELQAILKQRDEKLAEAQKTQAELLRKQRELDDARRELDLTVEKRVQEGLIATREQAKKEAEESLSLKVKEREQTIASMQKQIEELKRKAEQGSQQLQGEVQELELEALLTTKFPLDQIQPVPKGEHGGDVLQRVVSGFGQPCGLILWESKRTKNWSDGWLTKLREDQRQAKAEIAVIVSQALPKEVETFELVDGVWVTHPKAALPVALVLRHTLMEVASARQATEGQQSKMELVYQYLMGPRFRQRVQAIVEGFTSMQEDLDKERQVIRKQWAKREAQIDRVMESTVGMYGDLQGIAGKTLQEIEGLELKSLDAPKNEGGETGGKLFE from the coding sequence ACTGATCGAAAAAACCAAACAGGACTACGAGCGTCGGTTGGCCCAGAAAGATGCCGATGCCGCTAAGCGAGAAGCCGCCGTGCGTGAGCGCGAAGCGGCAGTTGCCAAAGCCAAAGAAGCCCTCGATGAGCAAATCGCGGAAAAACTAAAGCTGGAACGCACCAAAATCTCTACGGAAGAAGCCAAGAAAGCCAAGCTCGCGATAGGAAGTGACCTGGAGCAAAAAGCCAAAGAGCTTGCTGAACTCCAAGCCATTCTCAAACAACGAGATGAAAAACTAGCCGAAGCCCAGAAAACTCAGGCTGAGCTGCTCAGGAAACAACGAGAGCTGGATGATGCCAGGCGAGAGCTGGATCTCACGGTCGAAAAACGGGTGCAAGAAGGGCTTATCGCCACTCGGGAACAAGCCAAGAAAGAGGCCGAAGAATCCTTGAGCCTCAAAGTAAAAGAGCGGGAGCAGACCATTGCCTCGATGCAGAAGCAAATCGAAGAACTCAAACGAAAAGCCGAGCAGGGCTCGCAGCAGTTACAAGGCGAAGTGCAGGAACTGGAGTTGGAAGCCCTCTTAACGACCAAATTCCCTCTTGATCAGATTCAGCCGGTACCCAAGGGTGAGCATGGAGGGGATGTGTTACAACGGGTCGTCAGTGGTTTCGGTCAGCCCTGCGGTCTGATCTTGTGGGAATCGAAACGCACGAAAAATTGGAGCGACGGCTGGCTGACCAAGTTACGCGAAGATCAACGGCAAGCCAAAGCCGAGATCGCCGTGATCGTGAGCCAAGCCTTGCCCAAAGAGGTAGAGACGTTCGAGCTCGTCGATGGAGTGTGGGTGACGCATCCGAAGGCGGCCTTGCCGGTCGCTCTTGTGTTGCGCCATACGTTGATGGAAGTGGCTTCAGCCCGTCAGGCCACAGAGGGCCAGCAATCCAAAATGGAATTGGTCTATCAGTATCTAATGGGACCGCGATTTCGTCAACGGGTTCAAGCCATCGTCGAAGGTTTTACCTCTATGCAGGAGGATCTGGACAAAGAGCGGCAAGTCATCAGGAAGCAATGGGCTAAACGTGAGGCGCAAATTGACCGCGTCATGGAATCTACCGTCGGCATGTACGGCGACCTCCAAGGCATCGCCGGCAAGACCCTCCAGGAAATCGAAGGCCTTGAGCTCAAATCTTTGGATGCACCGAAAAACGAAGGTGGTGAGACAGGAGGAAAATTGTTTGAGTGA